In Candidatus Rokuibacteriota bacterium, the DNA window GAAGATGGCGCCGACCAGCGCCGCCAGGAGCCCCAGCTCGTCGTTCAGGCACTCGAGGAGCTGGGCCCGCGCGGCGGGACCGCGCCGGCGCTGGACGGCGAGGAGCGCGAGCGGGATCAGGCTCACCGCCATCGAGATCACGAGGGCCCCGATCGCCAGCTCGAGGTGGCTGTAGGCGGGGGTGGGAGGCCTGAAGATCCGGGTGACGGCCTCCTCGACCAGCCGGAAGCTCGTGAAGGAGATGAAGAGGGTCGCGGCGGTGAGCGCCGCGACGTGCTGGGCGCGCCCGTACCCGTAGCGGTACCTGGTATCGGCAGGGCGCCGGGAGAAGCGGTCGGCGATAAGGAGGAAGCTGGAGATGGCCAGGTCCGAGAGCGTATGAAGGGCCTCTGCGAGGAGCGCGAACAGGCCCGTGACCCACCAGGCCACGACCTTGAGCAGCAGGACCAGGCTGTAGCCGGCCAGTG includes these proteins:
- a CDS encoding cation transporter — its product is MERRAKYSVGLTAALAGYSLVLLLKVVAWWVTGLFALLAEALHTLSDLAISSFLLIADRFSRRPADTRYRYGYGRAQHVAALTAATLFISFTSFRLVEEAVTRIFRPPTPAYSHLELAIGALVISMAVSLIPLALLAVQRRRGPAARAQLLECLNDELGLLAALVGAIFVARGSYLADPIASLVVGGLIAANAVGLFRDNARILMGRAPGREFFEEIERLARGVPAVRAVHDLRAEHVGPETIHLTIHVEVEPTMTVADGEEVAKAVRDAIMSETRVGYCVVHVDPVGAPPEPGEFPY